The following is a genomic window from Neurospora crassa OR74A linkage group III, whole genome shotgun sequence.
CAGGGACGAGGTGTTGGTTGTCACTCAAGACAGTACGATCTTTGGGACTGTCTTGTGTACCCTACGTGCCATTTACACTCTTAACTTGACCAAGGTCTGCCTGAATCTCTTGTGGTTTGGTTCTTATTGGACGTATTCAAATCCTTGGCCTACGTTGAAGAGCTCACTTAGTCTTACTTGCATCACGATTATCCGAGTGTTTTCAGATACATTCgaatccttttctttttctcttttttttctttttttatgtGTTTACTTTTTTTCTGATTTGCACTACCTACCCGATAGCGCAGCTGGTTCCTGAACCTTGCCAGCTTCCTTTTTCCGTTTGTCACAAATCCTTTTTGGTTTACTGTATTGTATTAGCATCTACATATATTTAGGTTATTGCATCAGTGGGCTTTGTCGGATCTTGAAAGTTGGATTCTTGGAGACCGTCAATATCGTTCTTCGACCAAACAGatcgaaaaggaaaagagaaaaaaaaaaaaaaaaaaaaaaaacagaaaatAAGGATGAAGAGAACGACGATATGGGAATGGATCTTGACGGCATCCCTTCTCTCAACAACGGAAGCCTTCGCCATTCGACAAAAGCAAGATGCAGATACCCCAAAGATGGTCAGTCTGCAGACGGAACGATTGTCAGTCCCAAAACCTGCTGCCCGAGACAAGCTACAAAGGAGAGGAATGAATGACGTCGCATTAGACAATGTCGTATGATTTACCCTTCTAATACTTTGCTTGAAAATTTGGCTAATACCACGGTTCAGATAGGTGGATACTATGTCAATGTGACCATTGGTACACCCGGAAGGAATCTTTCCCTACATCTCGACACAGGCTCAAGTGATACTTGGGTGAATTCTCCCAGTTCGATTCTTTGTCAAGATGAAGACAAACCATGCGAATACTCCGGCACCTACCTAGCCAATGACTCGTCTACTTATGAGTACATCAGCAATCATTTCGACATCAAGTATGTGGATGGGTCTGGCGCCAGAGGGGACTATGCCTCCGATACTTTCACAATCGGCAACACCAAACTGAACCGGCTGCAGTTTGGCATTGGCTACTCTTCAACTAACGCGCAGGGACTGCTCGGTATAGGGTACACCCTGAGCGAAGTGCAAACCCGTGCCGGGTTGCCAGCCTATAACAACCTTCCGGCGCAAATGGTCGCCGACGGCTTGATCAACTCCAACGCCTACTCCATCTGGCTCAATGACCTCGATGCCCTCACGGGTACCATTCTCTTCGGCGGCGTCGACGCCGCCAAGTACGAGGGCGACCTGCTCACCCTACCCGTTCAAACCCCAGAAAAGGGCACGTACAAGAACCTCATGGTCACCATGACCGGCCTGTCTCTATCTCAGTCCCAGTCCTCCTCCAGCGACAAGGGCAACGGTGATGACACCACCCAGATCTCCAAAGACAACCTCGCCCTTGCCGTTCTCTTGGACACCGGCTCAACCCTCAGTTATCTCCCCAGTGAGCTCGTCAAACCGCTCTACGACGCGATCGGTATCGAATACATAACAGACCCCGACGGCAAAGTAGATGGCTACGCGCCCTGCCATCTCATGTCCTCGTCGCAATCCGTCatgttctccttctcctccccgcTTCAGATTGCCGTGCCCATGAACGAGCTCATCGTCAACCGGACCTTCCACGGAAAACTCCCACGCATGCCGGACGGCGTCACAGACGCCTGCATCTTTGGCATCCAAGAACGTAATGGCACGGGAGCAAACACCTTGGGCGACACGTTCCTGCGCAGCGCGTATGTTGTGTTTGATTTGGACAACAACGAGATCTCGATGGCGCAGACGAGGTTTAATGCCACGGCGACGGACCTGAAGGAGATTAAGAAGGGCAAAGGTGGGGTGCCGGGCGCGAAGGCGGTGGAAAATCCTGTGGAGGCCACGAGCGGCCTGTCTGGTAATGAAGGGGGGATATATGTGAATGGGGCGGCGTGTGAATTGAATGTGGGTATGGGAATGGCTTGGGGTTTGTTGGTTGGTGCTACGATGGTGGTTTTGGGGTTGTGAGGTGGCGATGGATGgacaaaaggaagaagaaaaaaaacaaggaagaaaatacaaggaaaagggagggaaggaagggaaaagcgAATTGGCTGAAAAGTTtcaaattctttattttttgcATAAATCTTGCGATTACATAGGAACAGCCTTTGGGCTTTGCCTGTtttgtattatatattagaatatctACTTCCAGTGCATTTTGTCCGTCGTGGTATGAGTGGGACTGCTCGTTGAATATAACTTGAAGTGCGTGTCCTCTCCGGTCGATCTGATCCAGATGAATATATAATTGGAGAGATTTACTAGGAAAACACATTGGGCATTCACAGCACCTcaaggataataatagtggTAGTATCGAAAAAGTCAAGATGAAAGTATACTCACTGGCCGACCCGTACATATTGTAATCCATTTGCGCAACTTGATGGTTATTTCTTGTTCCCTTGACACTAGGGTAAGCAAGCGAGCTGATGGTGCTTCCTCAGGTCATTCCAAATTACATTTCCTCTAATTTGCCATTTCACATAACATAACCAGAATTAAACCGACCCGCACCATACATAACACGTCCGTGTATCTTTTTCAACATACATCATCAATTCCGTGTGGCTTTGTTTCCAAACACCATTTCCAGCTGGATACTATGTAGTGTCCTCCAAATCATTCGTGTACACACCAGATATACCCTCCAAGCCTCTCGTACAAATACAAATACCATCATCGTCAGGATCTTGCTGGCTGGCTTGTCGGAGTGGAGAAGTTGTTGTATGTCTCCTCCATATGTTGTACCAGAGTAGTTATCATCATGGCCAGCTTCTTGATAGCGATGGTACATATACTCTTTATTTGAGGGTCTGAGACTCGTTTTTTGGTCTCTCGTTGTGGTTCTTTGTCGTTTGTGTTGTTTTTGATCGTCCGTTGACGGGCAgtcttcttttcttgagTTCGAGAGAGTCTTGaacacgacgacgacaataataacgaagaataCCTATGAAGACCATGACAGACCACTTTAATAATGCAACGGATCGTCTTCGTGCAAGCATGGGCGCCAGCTGTTGCCGTGTGTTAGTTTCACGTTTACGAATACCATGACAGgccgaagaaaaaaagaaaaaaagaaagagagagggggtGAAAGGGTAAAAGAATAAAGGaggggagaagaaaagaactaaaaagagaaaaacaaaaggaGAGATAGACAGGAACTCACTAAACCTCCGGCGTCCCATCATCACAAGCCTCCCGACAACACTCATCACTCGCCGCCTCAATCACCGCCCTCACCTCGGGCCGGCACGTGCACTCGATATCCAACGAATCTTCGCAATCTGTATTCAGCTCCACCGCCTTTTTCATGCAAGGTTGCGCACAAGCCGCAAGCACTCCCGGGATCTCGTTGTCTGTGCCCATGGGAAAGTTGTCTGTGCCCATGGGAAACGGGAGGACGTCGTCTAGACGCACCGTCTGGATCGGTTGGCCGTGGACGTTGACGTTCTTGGAGATCCGAGATTCTGGGACGTCGTCGCCGAAATGCGGAAAGCCGTCATTGTCGAGGCGGTCTTTGGGGTTTTGGCGGCGATGGATATGGAGGGCCCGTGGGGAGCTGGTCTGGGTGGGGTAAGCGGGTGATGAGGACTTTGAGTGCCGAGGTGGTATTggaagtcgtcgtcgtcgtcgtcgtcgtcgtcgtcgtcgtcgtcgtcgatgcaGCGATAGTAGGGGAGGCAAGGAGGACATGGCTGTGCTGGACGTGGGCGATGCGGTCGAAGAAGAATTCGGGTCCTTCAGAGGGCTTGATGTCATCctcggtgttgttgttgttgttgggagtAGTGATACATTCAAAAAAGAGGCAGGGAAAGAATAAGGAGACTAGAGAGGCAGTCAACAAAACTGAGAATAAGAAACCCCAGAGCATGAAACAAGGGGAGACTCGAGAAAGGCGGGGGAAGAAGCGGATCTTGACGGGGCGTATGAAGGCCATTTTTGCCGTGGCGATGACGGTGTGGTTGGTGATGCCGGTCTTGATGGTTATTGCTGGAGCAGGTTGAGGAACTTTTAGGTAATGAGGGAGTCAGTATAGGTTCAGCACTTTGTTGGTTGGACACACATACTAACTTACACGATGGGATTCCAAATTGTTCTGGGTCTGGTCTTATTTGTTTTTGCAGAGTGGAAGGTTAAAGAGGAAGACAACAGATTACACCACATTTCAAGTAAAAGACAAAATAAATGCCAGGAGAAACTTGAAAGCTACCGTAGAAACTCGGGAAATTCAGAATCGATCCCCCCCGTAATTCCCTCTCCTGGCACAGATATGTGAGCAGTTCTGTATAATGCAAGTCCGATTCGGTGCATTGAAATGTATGCAAGTTAACGTGGAGGGTAATGTTTTTGAGCGGGAGACTGTCAACTGGGCCTTTCACTCTGTGCTTTTTCCAGGAGGGGATTTCTTTCAATTTAACAAGCGGGCGCTCGTATGTCACCATAAGCACACATCTGTACGTTAAACTGCCCACATATCTGCGCCAGGAAAGGGAGTTACTGGGGGGGCTCGATTCTGGATTTCCCAAGTTTCTACGGTATGCGTTGGTCGAATATTTGAACATGCAGATGCGGGCTTGCGGAGAAAAGAATATTCAAGCGGACATATGTACACATCCCCATTCAAGCGAAGTTCGGTGTGCATGATCCGAAAAATATCTCTCTGCAGCATGAGCTGCATATGCAAATGGTATACCAGGAACTTGAGCGCAGCATCGGGCGCGGTTGTTAAGCGGTAGTTGAGTGTCCGGCGTTGGTTTGACGGACATATACATGCTCGTGTCCCCCAATATTCAAAATCTTGATGCTCTTCCTTGATTGTTAGTAATCCGACGTAAAACATTGGTCGACATTTGGAAAATCATCAAGCATATTAGTTTGTCGTGTAAATTGGGGCAACATTGAAGATATCGTCTGAAAATGTTCGAGTGTTGATATGCGTCGGTTGGATATGGTAGACACGGTTGAGACCACCGACGCACAACAGAGAGCTCTTATGCGAACCTGGATTACCGATACATCCACAACCGCCTACTAACCTTCGACATATACATCACTAACAGCTTCCAGAGAACTAGTTACCACTTTGTAACCATTTATAGTACTGTTGCTCAAACCCCGTCGTACCGTCTTCCGCCACGTACCTTTCACATGGGTACTTCACTACAGCTCTTTATCTCATCTTCCACCCGCCCATGCCCGTCCAACTTAGCACAAAAGAAACACCAGCACAGCACACACGTTTCGGCCCGTCCCGCCGGTGTACCGTGTCCATTGTCTGATGGATGATGCTCTCCATTCTCTCAGCCTATTGTATGGCCTCCAGAAATTTTGCTTTCTCTTCGACGTAATGTTCGAGAAGCGACAAGCTATCCAAAAACAGCTCTCTGTAGCGCGGCCCGAAGGTGAGCTCGCTTATTTCTACCAAGCCTTATCGAGTTTGTCATTTCATAAAACACATCGGGCCTAAATCAACGGTTAAGTATGCGGACAACAAAAGTTCGTTCATATTCATGTTTCCAAGTGTCATGTTTCTCATGGCTAAGAGGCATGACACAAAGGGAAgtaaaagcaaaaaaaagtGAAGAGTCTCAATTGAGACAAAGGTTGGAATAATAAAATGACAACAAATGCAAGGTCTTTGTGAGGTTTTCTACTGAACCTGCAAAGGACCCCCTTCCCACTTTGATCATGGATAGCCATCCGACCAGAGAAACAAGAAGCAATAAATGAGAAAATCTAGTCTTACGCCTTTATTGAAACAAGGCAGACTCATAAGCCGTGATGTTGACAGACCTAATCCCCCAAGCCCATCCGGATATATAACAAAAACAGACCAAAGCCAAACATGAAACGCTCCGTCATGACCACCGGTGGTTTTGATTGTACAAACAACACACATACATAGTCAGTTCTTGCCCAGAAAACTGCTCAAATCCTAAAACTCTAGCTCGTTTCGCATCATCTCGCCTGTGTTGATCGGCTGAGGCTCGCTTATTGTCATGGGCATGCTCAAAGTCTGGAGGTTGTTGTACATGGTTGACTGGGGTGTTGAGCTGTTGCCATTGCTGGGTGCTCCTGAGGCGTGGACGTAGCCACCCTCAGATGTTGGCGAAGAgtactcctcttcctcctctccagaGAGGTTCGAAGTACCCTCAGAACCGTCGCCACGATCGTGTGTACGCTTGTGCCTAAAGAATTACCGGTCAGTATCAATGTCGACATGCGTCCCTCATGAGCAACTGAAGTGTGCTGAGGTGTACGGTAGATTGGAAGGGTGAATGCATACTGTGCTAGGTTATCTGATCGGGAGAAGGCCTTCTGGCAGTATGAGCAGACGTAAGGTCTCTCTTGTGTATGTGTCCTTACATGTCTGATTGGAAAGAAAGTCGAAAGGTTAGCATTGCGATAAGAGGATGGAACATCAAAAGGGTTATAACTATTCATTCTTACCTCTTAAGGTGCTCCAAACGCTTGAAGACACGACCGCATGAGGGAATGGGGCAAGAGTGCGACTTCTGGGGATAAGGACCAAGCTCCGAAACCGTGGCAGAACGCGCGCGACGGATTACGCCGGGGTGGCCCTGGGACATCTGTCGCTCGCTCATGGGAGCAAGTTCGTCATCGTTGAGGGGGCCGTAGCTCTGACCCATGGAAATATTCATGGGGTTGAGCGCAGGGCTGCCCTCGACAGTGGACAGGGGAGTACCGTGCCTCGAAAGCTCGAGCATCTcgtggtgctgctggcgggCCATGTTGATGGCAGGGTTGCTGTACGTCAACCCAGGGGGAGAGTTGTCCGCAGACTCATCACCCTCGGCCACGGGACCGACAGAGGCAGACACGGACCTCCGCAGATCCGAGGGCTTGTACACCCCAGGAGTACCCGCAGCAATTGCTGTCGTGGCAGACAGAACTGATGGGGGAATGGAAgagcgcctcctcctctgcttATATGTGGGTGACCCCTCGATGACTGTGTAGGCGGCCATGGGAGAGTACCCTCTGGCATGGTCTTGAGATATGCTGCTAGACGCGTACGAGCGGGGGTATGATGGGGCCGCGAGGTTGGATGGCGGAAGCTGCATCATGCCATTGAGGGCACCAGCGTTAAGGTGATCGGGAATGGCAGTATAGAGACCGGTCTCCTCATTGGCGATATAAGCGGGCTCGCCGATGACGCCCATTTGCTGGTGAGGAGGCGTCAAGGGCTCAAAGGAGAGTCCTCTCTGGCTATAGTCCTCAAAATGCGACGAGACGAACGATGGGGCAGGCGAGCACTCCAAGCCATACGCAGGCATGGAAGTGTGTCGCTGGTGTACCTGCGTGATGGGCACACCATTCTGGGTATACTGAACACGACCATAATCGGGTTCCCGCTTGACCATTGGCTGAGGGCAGGTCATCGCGGGTCCCATGGTCATCGCTCCGTAAGAGACCATGGCCTCCAGACCATCGGACAAAGGGGCCATTGACTGGGACATGGTTTGAGACATTTGCTGTCCCATGTTCTGCCCCATTGGCTGCATCATCTGCGATGGCATCGGCTGCATCATTTGAGGGGGAGGCATTGAATCGGCGGCGCGCAAGATGGGCGAGGTGGACTGGGACTGAAAGGCGAGTTGCTGGGCCGGAAAAGAGGACGAGTTGGCCTGCTGGGCCTTGGTGAGAGACTCGAAGAGCGACTGGGAAGAATCGTACTGGAAGGACAAGGCAGGCTCGCTAACGGCAACTGTTGTCGCTTCCTGGcccatcttctctctcttgaGGTCTCTCTCGAGCGCATCAAGGAAGAGCCTGTCGTGGGGCACGCTGTACCAGAAGAAcaccttttgcttcttctgcgTTCGGATGCAGTTATTCTTGTACAGGAAGTCCAAGAAAGGGCTCTTTGGCTCCTCGAGGGAGGCATCGCTTCCCGCCTTCAGATTGCGCAAGTCCGAGAAGATACCTTCCTCAAACTTCTTTGAGTTCTTCACGGGACGGCCGAAGGCCTGGAATCGGAAAGACAGACATCTCACAATGTCGGTACCGGAGATGTGGAAGAGGTTGTTCCATAGCACACAAGACACATACTCGCCGGTGGGTAGAAGGAACCTCCGGATGTATTGGTCTGGTTGCCAGTCGACGGGCGCGGAGATGAGGAAATACTTGACTAATCGGCGAGAAAAGCTGGCGTTAGCAAAGCACGCATATCGGGGGAGCCAATGGCATGTACGTACGGTTGTCAACCTGCTGCAGAGCTACCTGGGCATCATGCGGAAGAGCTTGCTGGGCCTCAGTGCTCAGCATAAAAGTCTCGGGTTTTTGCGAAGCGGCAGCCATATTGGCATGCTGCGAAGAATACATTCCAAGCTTAAAAACCTCCTTGATAATCGAATGTCGCGGCGAGTGCCGTCGTAGTTCACGGAAAGTCTGTGATTATATGTTGCGATGGACCGACGACAATGTCTCGATCTGCACTTGCTTGTGGCGCAAGCGAGGAGCGATATAGATGGTGCAGTGGGTGGCGTCAACGCGACCCAAAGAGAGCAGAAGGGCGGCGAGGCAAGACTATCGCCAAATGAAGCGATTGTCGTGGGGTGCGAAAGCGGGAATGGGAGGCGCTGCCTCTGTATATCTATGTATGTTTCTTTGGGTGGGAAAAGCGACTCGTAAGAAATCGTCTTTTCTCGTGTGTATGCGTCTTCGTGTCTTTGTCCTTTGCGTTTTCGTGATCCGAGACCAGCCCGCGATACAGTGGAAGGATGCAATGTATGTGCTTCAACCCAAGCGCCTCAAGCGAATGATATCAAGGTGCGAGACCTTTCGACTGTCGGCCTCGAGGGCAGTGTATGTAGTAATAGAAGGGCGAAAAAATAACCAGAACCAGCTAGGGTACTGACGGGAAAGGCGTTTCCGACCTGCTTGTACAATGTATCGTCCACGCGGGAGTGCGCAGGTTTGGGTTGTCGTCGACAATGCACGCCGGGAGCAGCCGCGACGGGGTTGTTGTTCGAGTAAGCCGTTGGGCGACGTCGTGGTCGGCcggtgggggaggaggtaatatGCGGGGTGCGTGGTGAGAAAGTCGGGTGCGTGCCGGGCCTAAATGCCGGAGACCTGACCGTCGAATGACGGAACAAGAAACAATTGGTGATGGTTGAAGTGAATTAAGCCTCACagtttcccttcttcttattcctTGCAGTGGTGGTGCGAACGAAAACGAAACCAATCAACAGGATTCTCCCAAGGATGGCCGGATGATCAAACAGCGGGACGTTGAGCTTCCTccgtgtggtggtggtggtggtggtggtggtggtgatggcggtggATAGAGGAAAGAGGCAAAGTCTGGTCGCTTAGACTGCAACAGTGCTGACCCAAGGAATGAGTACGGTCGGTCTTTTCCAAGGATGTGTGGGGGAGCGACGGGACGGCGGCGAGCGGAGGGGGCTGCTGTTATGGAGATTGGGTGCGGTATGTGCGGGCGGCCCCTGGTGGGAACTTGGGAGGATGGTCGACTTGTGAATCGATGCTTCGTGGGtgggaaaaggagagagCGTCTTGGGGAAAGTGCGTGCGCAGCTAGCCAGCTCCAAGACAGGTCTACTCGGTAGTGCCTGGTAATGCAGGGGAAAGGGCCGTGCGAAGTAGGAAGGTCCGCCTGCAACAGAAAcagaaagggggaaaaagagggttggagaaggagaagtcttgaaaaggaaaagagaggaaCTTGTCAAGAGAAAAGTGGTCGACTAGAAGGAGAGCAAAGAGGGGGAGAATGGGCGAACAACGGGGTTTAATGATTTTCTCTCGCTTGGGGTCCAAGTCTCCAACCAGAGTGGGAAGGCCAGGCCAGGGTGCGCTATCTGAGTGGATGGATACTAATGGCTGCTAATTGCTGTGGCTCGCTGTGCTATGCTTTGCTCAGAAAAGGGTTGTAGCCTATCGAAGCTGCCCATGCTATGAGCCCGGGTTGCAGCACTAACAGCAATAGGCGACGGTTGGGGCATGCGGCAATAAATACAACCTAATCACAGATACCCGACGACAGAACGGGCCTCTAGATGGAGGTATTCATCTTGTCTGTCACTGCGTCGGACGAAAGAGTGAGTGTCTTGGGCTCGCAGTTGGTGCGAAGCATCGTGGAAACTGACGGATGGGTCAAAAGTTCTATCATGGCGCGGCATCAACCATGAGATGCCTGTATGGCACAGACAGGAAGGAATAGGTGACCCGTCGAGGCGTGGAGACAAGGGCCCAACCTGTCAACGCCCACAGCTACAGCGAGATGGTAGGTACATTCAGGCAAGGTACCAGAATGGAATCCAACATCCAGTAGTCTACACTATGGTCCAAGCGCGGAACAACTCATTCCTGGTCAACATGGCGAGTGTCTATATCGCGCGCGA
Proteins encoded in this region:
- the pp-1 gene encoding transcription factor steA, producing MYSSQHANMAAASQKPETFMLSTEAQQALPHDAQVALQQVDNLKYFLISAPVDWQPDQYIRRFLLPTGEYVSCVLWNNLFHISGTDIVRCLSFRFQAFGRPVKNSKKFEEGIFSDLRNLKAGSDASLEEPKSPFLDFLYKNNCIRTQKKQKVFFWYSVPHDRLFLDALERDLKREKMGQEATTVAVSEPALSFQYDSSQSLFESLTKAQQANSSSFPAQQLAFQSQSTSPILRAADSMPPPQMMQPMPSQMMQPMGQNMGQQMSQTMSQSMAPLSDGLEAMVSYGAMTMGPAMTCPQPMVKREPDYGRVQYTQNGVPITQVHQRHTSMPAYGLECSPAPSFVSSHFEDYSQRGLSFEPLTPPHQQMGVIGEPAYIANEETGLYTAIPDHLNAGALNGMMQLPPSNLAAPSYPRSYASSSISQDHARGYSPMAAYTVIEGSPTYKQRRRRSSIPPSVLSATTAIAAGTPGVYKPSDLRRSVSASVGPVAEGDESADNSPPGLTYSNPAINMARQQHHEMLELSRHGTPLSTVEGSPALNPMNISMGQSYGPLNDDELAPMSERQMSQGHPGVIRRARSATVSELGPYPQKSHSCPIPSCGRVFKRLEHLKRHVRTHTQERPYVCSYCQKAFSRSDNLAQHKRTHDRGDGSEGTSNLSGEEEEEYSSPTSEGGYVHASGAPSNGNSSTPQSTMYNNLQTLSMPMTISEPQPINTGEMMRNELEF
- a CDS encoding aspartic proteinase; its protein translation is MKRTTIWEWILTASLLSTTEAFAIRQKQDADTPKMVSLQTERLSVPKPAARDKLQRRGMNDVALDNVIGGYYVNVTIGTPGRNLSLHLDTGSSDTWVNSPSSILCQDEDKPCEYSGTYLANDSSTYEYISNHFDIKYVDGSGARGDYASDTFTIGNTKLNRLQFGIGYSSTNAQGLLGIGYTLSEVQTRAGLPAYNNLPAQMVADGLINSNAYSIWLNDLDALTGTILFGGVDAAKYEGDLLTLPVQTPEKGTYKNLMVTMTGLSLSQSQSSSSDKGNGDDTTQISKDNLALAVLLDTGSTLSYLPSELVKPLYDAIGIEYITDPDGKVDGYAPCHLMSSSQSVMFSFSSPLQIAVPMNELIVNRTFHGKLPRMPDGVTDACIFGIQERNGTGANTLGDTFLRSAYVVFDLDNNEISMAQTRFNATATDLKEIKKGKGGVPGAKAVENPVEATSGLSGNEGGIYVNGAACELNVGMGMAWGLLVGATMVVLGL